The following are from one region of the Takifugu rubripes chromosome 12, fTakRub1.2, whole genome shotgun sequence genome:
- the nelfe gene encoding LOW QUALITY PROTEIN: negative elongation factor E (The sequence of the model RefSeq protein was modified relative to this genomic sequence to represent the inferred CDS: inserted 4 bases in 2 codons), with protein sequence MVSFPTTMTEEEEALQKKYAKLKKKKKALLALKKQSSTTQTNQSGLKRTLSDQPVVDTAMATEQAKMLIKSGAISAIKSENKNSGFKRSRMLEIKLKDPEKGPVPAFLPFQRSVSADDEPESAKRVHRKSLYESFVSSSDRYRDEDDGGGMSSSREMDRERERDRDLDRERXDRERDRDRERDRGRERDRXERDRERDRDRSRERERDRDRDRDRDGPFRRSDSYPERRGVRKGNTVYVYGSGLTEDSLRSAFSQHGNIIDLSMDNPRNCAFITFEKMESADQAVAELNGSTVGDIYIKVSIARKQPMLDAATGKSVWASLAVQNSTKGSYRDKRNQVVYNEDLF encoded by the exons ATGGTGTCGTTCCCAACTACAAtgacggaggaagaggaggctctGCAGAAAAAATATGCTAAACTTAAGAAAAAG AAAAAGGCCCTTCTTGCATTGAAGAAGCAGAGTTCAACCACTCAGACTAACCAGAGTGGTTTGAAACGGA CGTTGTCCGACCAGCCTGTCGTTGACACTGCGATGGCGACCGAACAGGCAAAGATGCTGATCAAGTCGGGCGCCATCAGCGCCATTAAATCGGAGAACAAGAATTCAGGCTTTAAACGCTCTCGAATGCTGGAAATCAAACTCAAG GACCCTGAAAAAGGCCCAGTTCCGGCTTTTCTACCGTTCCAAAGGAGCGTCTCTGCAGATGATGAGCCAGAG TCTGCAAAAAGAGTGCACCGAAAATCATTGTATGAAAG CTTTGTGAGTTCAAGTGACCGCTACAGAGACGAGGACGATGGAGGCGGCATGTCGTCCAGCCGTGAAATGGACCGAGAACGAGAGCGCGACAGAGACCTGGACAGGGAGCG GGACAGAGAgcgggacagggacagagagagagacaggggcagagagagagacag ggagcgggacagagagagagacagggaccgAAGCAGAGAACGAGAGCGAGACAGAGAtcgggacagggacagagacggaCCGTTCAGAC GGTCGGACTCGTACCCTGAGAGGCGAGGAGTGAGGAAGGGCAACACGGTGTACGTTTATGGCTCCGGGCTCACCGAGGACAGCCTGCGCTCTGCCTTCTCCCAGCATGGAAACATCATCGACCTCTCCATGGACAACCCACGCAA TTGTGCATTCATTACATTTGAGAAGATGGAGTCTGCAGACCAAGCTGTAGCGGAG CTGAATGGAAGCACAGTGGGAGACATTTACATCAAAGTCAGTATTGCCAGGAAACAGCCCATGTTGGATGCTGCCACTGGCAAATCAGTGTGGGCCTCACTGG CGGTCCAGAACAGCACTAAAGGATCCTATCGGGACAAGAGGAATCAAGTTGTGTACAATGAGGATTTGTTTTGA
- the LOC101076226 gene encoding zinc finger and BTB domain-containing protein 12-like: METLCFRLPGHGDTALEHMNSLRCSKHFCDITIVASNKQTFKGHKVVLAACSPFLRDQFLLNPSPNLQVSVLYSSTVLCDLLKSCYTGSLQFNSEEIVNYLTAASYLQMDYIVECCRGALRKIMQLKNPSLSKVTSGDHPCQPLTVGRSRQSASTHELAPAQPHSPRSPPAENSADVCTQDRVHQDDQTILDEQYIKVNVSDDGEETQQEEYEKFSVYIPKEAAKRTEEESSDVPHEAFCPETGGATDRECNLNLADDDSGVPRVRGTGKGRGRGFKRRRLPSLQEKRAAETDRHQDLWYLAAAGMGGAFGMDYIQEGLKAGGLMPTDFPHLDTALGESEGEKASSTSASSLTQYCMEDPSGGACEGSSGGAAHQGVDESVAVVGSTSSVAGPVICEQCGMTFPSVQALTVHTCTAHPLYSCPCCAKQFHHSANLTRHMAVHRGAGKCHQCPLCYKTFTQKSTLIDHMNLHSGERPHHCAYCHARFAHKPALRRHLKELHGKTTAQNFLYEQQEQERGKGIQEGGQDPPALA, encoded by the exons ATGGAGACGCTGTGTTTCCGGTTGCCCGGCCATGGGGACACAGCGCTGGAACACATGAATTCACTGAGGTGCAGCAAACACTTCTGTGACATCACCATTGTAGCCAGCAACAAGCAGACCTTCAAGGGCCATAAGGTGGTGCTTGCTGCCTGCTCGCCATTTTTGCGTGACCAGTTCCTCCTCAATCCCTCCCCCAATCTCCAG GTGTCGGTGCTCTACAGCTCCACCGTGTTGTGCGACCTCCTCAAGTCCTGCTACACTGGCAGCTTGCAGTTTAACTCGGAGGAGATCGTCAACTACCTCACCGCTGCTAGTTACCTGCAGATGGATTATATAGTGGAGTGTTGCCGTGGAGCCCTGAGGAAGATAATGCAGCTAAAGAACCCAAGTCTATCCAAG GTGACTTCGGGCGACCACCCGTGTCAGCCTTTAACTGTCGGTAGGAGTCGCCAGTCTGCCTCCACACACGAACTCGCCCCCGCGCAGCCACACAGTCCCCGTTCACCCCCGGCAGAGAACAGTGCTGACGTGTGTACGCAGGACCGAGTGCACCAAGATGACCAAACCATATTGGATGAGCAGTATATTAAG GTAAATGTAtcagatgatggagaggagaccCAACAGGAAGAGTATGAGAAGTTTAGTGTTTACATCCCTAAAGAAGCAGCAAAAAGAACTGAGGAGGAATCCTCGGATGTTCCTCATGAGGCGTTTTGTCCAGAGACGGGCGGCGCCACAGACAGGGAATGCAACCTAAATCTAGCAGATGATGATAGTGGTGTTCCAAGAGttcggggaacaggcaaggggagggggcggggcttcaagAGGAGAAGGTTGCCTTCGCTGCAGGAGAAACGAGCTGCTGAGACGGACCGCCATCAGGACCTATGGTatctggctgctgcagggatGGGAGGGGCTTTTGGGATGGACTACATTCAAGAGGGGCTAAAGGCGGGGGGTCTGATGCCGACCGATTTTCCACATTTAGACACGGCCCTTGGGGAGAGTGAAGGAGAAAAGGCTTCCTCAACATCTGCCAGCAGTTTGACACAGTATTGCATGGAGGACCCCAGTGGTGGAGCCTGTGAGGGCAGTTCAGGGGGGGCTGCACACCAGGGAGTGGACGAGTCTGTGGCGGTGGTGGGCTCCACCTCCAGTGTAGCTGGACCAGTAATCTGTGAGCAATGTGGCATGACGTTCCCTTCAGTCCAGGCTTTAACGGTCCACACCTGCACCGCTCACCCCCTGTACTCCTGCCCGTGCTGCGCTAAACAGTTCCACCACTCTGCTAACCTGACGCGACACATGGCCGTGCACAGAGGTGCTGGCAAATGCCACCAGTGCCCTCTTTGCTACAAGACCTTCACTCAAAAATCCACCCTCATCGATCACATGAACCTCCACAGTGGCGAGCGGCCACACCATTGTGCGTACTGCCACGCACGCTTCGCACACAAACCCGCATTACGGCGACACCTGAAGGAACTGCACGGGAAAACGACAGCGCAGAACTTCCTGTATgagcaacaggaacaggagagaggaaaaggaatccaggagggggggcaggatccTCCAGCTCTGGCATAA